The proteins below come from a single Balaenoptera musculus isolate JJ_BM4_2016_0621 chromosome 1, mBalMus1.pri.v3, whole genome shotgun sequence genomic window:
- the NENF gene encoding neudesin, whose product MAGPAPGRWLRWLAALALVLALAAGLLAAGAGQAPRPAERGPPVRLFTEEELARYGGEEEDQPIYMAVKGVVFDVTSGKEFYGRGAPYNALTGKDSTRGVAKMSLDPADLTHDTTGLTAEELESLDDVFTKVYKAKYPIVGYTARRILNEDGSPNLDFKPEDQPHFDIKDEF is encoded by the exons ATGGCGGGCCCCGCGCCCGGGCGGTGGCTGCGGTGGCTGGCCGCGCTGGCCCTGGTCCTGGCGCTGGCCGCGGGGCTCCTCGCAGCCGGGGCCGGGCAGGCGCCGCGCCCTGCCGAGCGGGGTCCCCCGGTGCGGCTCTTCACGGAGGAGGAGCTGGCCCGCTACGGCGGGGAGGAG GAAGATCAGCCCATCTACATGGCAGTCAAAGGGGTGGTGTTCGATGTCACTTCTGGAAAGG AGTTTTATGGACGAGGAGCCCCCTACAACGCCTTGACCGGGAAGGACTCCACCAGAGGGGTGGCCAAGATGTCCCTGGATCCTGCAGACCTCACCCACGACACT ACGGGCCTCACAGCCGAGGAGCTGGAATCCCTGGATGACGTCTTCACCAAAGTGTACAAAGCCAAATATCCCATCGTTGGCTACACAGCCCGAAGAATCCTCAACGAGGACGGCAGCCCCAACCTGGACTTCAAGCCTGAAGACCAGCCCCATTTTGACATAAAGGACGAGTTCTGA